The Lycium ferocissimum isolate CSIRO_LF1 chromosome 10, AGI_CSIRO_Lferr_CH_V1, whole genome shotgun sequence genome window below encodes:
- the LOC132034490 gene encoding DEAD-box ATP-dependent RNA helicase 40-like, whose amino-acid sequence MIQLQCTQPWKGLIDNSTGLLYYWNAETNVTQYEKPAALPPPLPSGPPPEASAPKLAPIPGASPVQRNDGQVQQSQQAYTQQVQQSQQAYTQQGQQSQQAYTQQGQQSQQAYTQQGQPMTQMSQHPQGTQQVPHGSQGVSTGQQQGSPVGPAMQQVSFMPQHRSQMIQQPGHQMPSQMGQTPNQPGPHVSQPAMQQIMPQQLGPQAQAFPSVQMGQPHGYQFSHHQTQHIPYPQNLPPQGQQIPQQQNQHLSQNQQFSHQQEHKVGFQPREDADFPQGKQVGFSPQQVQQTGVSSAQNLPVGTGSVIRPQMSSQPLQFDGSSVNVQQPSSLGQWQQNANDSGHKLPGPRFPGQMSSSMAHGHEPDMPPVGSKGYEENSLGRGGNDYYYNSNMDGRTRPPPQQPKLAAIPVARNQHEMRMGDPPLQNPVPARPSGFNSMGGPPMQNMYGQAAAGAPFPNPNLTRPPATLTGPPGAIHSSSVEVYLQKHEVTATGGDVPAPFMAFEDTGFPPEILREIHMAGFTSPTPIQAQTWPIALQNRDIVAIAKTGSGKTLGYLIPAFVHLKRRRNNPQNGPTVVVLSPTRELATQIQDEALKFGRSARVSCTCLYGGAPKVHQLKELERGTDIVVATPGRLNDILEMKRIDFRQVSLLVLDEADRMLDMGFEPQIRKIVNEIPPQRQTLMYTATWPKEVRKIAGDLLQNPVQVNIGNVDQLAANKSITQYIEVVPQMEKQRRLEQILRSQERGSKAIIFCSTKKLCDQLARSIGRSFGAAAIHGDKSQGERDWVLNQFRSGKTPILVATDVAARGLDIPDIRVVINYDFPTGIEDYVHRIGRTGRAGATGVAYTFLSDQDWKYTPDLIKLLEGANQQVPPDVREMALRAGGRDRGGMNRFDPVEGDGGRTRWGGGGGGGGGGDSGGRGGVRDGGFGGRGGMRDGGFGGRGGARDGGFGGRGGMRDGGFGGPGGMRDGGFGGLGGMRDGGFGGRGGRDGHFGGRGGRDGHFGVRGGMRDSHFGGRGGRGGWDRNDRYDNSDVRARGRGRGGGRFDNRRDMPSRSRGRSYSPSPERVRTWGSRSRSRSRSRSYSRSYSRSRSRSYSPRRSRSYSRSRSRSRDRYQRRPRQSKFDQMEPDPGMSSVQVAPPSVMPVGAPIDGFSGAASVESKPNMEVAPVSGMSPMSPGTRGKGFPGAEPIEQNP is encoded by the exons ATGATCCAACTTCAGTGCACGCAACCTTGGAAGGGCTTAATTGATAATAGTACTGGGTTATTGTACTACTGGAATGCAGAAACTAATGTTACTCAGTACGAGAAGCCAGCAGCTTTACCTCCTCCACTGCCGTCTGGTCCACCTCCAGAAGCTTCTGCACCTAAGTTGGCTCCTATACCAGGAGCTAGCCCAGTGCAACGAAACGATGGTCAAGTCCAACAGAGCCAGCAGGCCTATACTCAACAAGTCCAACAGAGCCAGCAGGCCTATACTCAACAAGGCCAACAAAGCCAGCAGGCCTATACTCAACAAGGCCAACAGAGCCAGCAGGCCTATACTCAGCAAGGCCAACCAATGACACAGATGTCGCAACATCCACAAGGAACACAACAGGTACCACATGGATCACAGGGTGTTTCAACAGGGCAGCAACAAGGATCACCAGTGGGTCCTGCCATGCAACAGGTATCCTTTATGCCGCAGCATCGGTCTCAAATGATCCAGCAACCTGGTCATCAGATGCCATCTCAAATGGGACAAACTCCGAATCAGCCAGGACCACATGTTTCTCAACCAGCAATGCAACAAATAATGCCACAGCAGCTTGGCCCCCAAGCACAAGCATTCCCAAGTGTACAAATGGGACAACCGCATGGTTATCAATTTTCTCATCACCAGACACAGCATATTCCGTATCCACAGAATTTGCCTCCACAGGGACAGCAAATTCCCCAGCAGCAAAATCAGCACCTTTCACAGAATCAACAGTTTTCCCATCAACAAGAACATAAAGTGGGATTTCAGCCAAGGGAAGATGCCGATTTCCCCCAAGGGAAACAAGTTGGGTTTTCGCCTCAACAAGTTCAGCAAACTGGGGTATCCTCCGCTCAGAATCTGCCTGTGGGGACTGGTTCTGTTATCAGACCTCAGATGTCTTCTCAGCCTTTGCAATTTGATGGTTCTTCAGTAAATGTTCAACAACCATCATCTTTGGGTCAATGGCAGCAAAACGCAAATGATTCAGGTCACAAGCTGCCTGGTCCACGCTTTCCTGGTCAGATGAGCTCAAGTATGGCACATGGTCATGAGCCGGATATGCCCCCAGTTGGATCAAAGGGTTATGAGGAAAACTCACTTGGAAGAGGAGGAAATGACTATTATTACAACAGTAATATGGATGGTCGGACTAGGCCTCCGCCTCAGCAACCCAAGCTTGCAGCTATACCTGTAGCAAGAAATCAACAT GAAATGAGAATGGGTGATCCTCCGCTTCAAAATCCAGTACCAGCTCGTCCGAGTGGGTTCAATAGCATGGGTGGTCCTCCAATGCAAAATATGTATGGTCAAGCAGCTGCTGGCGCTCCATTTCCAAATCCTAACCTCACGAGGCCACCTGCAACACTCACCGGACCTCCAGGAGCCATTCATTCGTCGTCCGTTGAGGTTTACCTTCAGAAGCATGAAGTGACCGCGACA GGTGGTGATGTACCTGCTCCATTCATGGCATTTGAAGATACTGGCTTCCCTCCAGAAATACTGAGAGAG ATTCATATGGCGGGATTCACTTCACCCACTCCGATTCAGGCACAAACATGGCCCATAGCGTTGCAAAATAGGGATATAGTGGCCATTGCCAAGACAGGTTCTGGCAAAACATTGGGCTATCTAATTCCTGCATTTGTCCACCTTAAACGACGGCGCAATAATCCTCAAAATGGCCCGACAGTGGTGGTTTTATCGCCAACACGAGAGCTTGCGACACAAATACAAGATGAAGCACTGAAGTTTGGTCGATCTGCAAGGGTTTCTTGCACG TGCTTGTATGGAGGTGCACCTAAAGTTCACCAGTTGAAAGAACTAGAGCGCGGAACAGATATTGTTGTTGCAACTCCTGGCCGGCTTAATGACATCCTTGAAATGAAAAGAATCGACTTTAGGCAAGTTTCTCTTCTCGTGCTAGATGAGGCTGATCGAATGCTTGACATGGGTTTTGAACCCCAGATCCGCAagattgtaaatgaaataccccCACAAAGACAAACACTTATGTACACAGCAACCTGGCCAAAAGAAGTGCGAAAAATAGCTGGTGATCTTCTTCAAAATCCTGTCCAGGTTAATATTGGGAACGTTGATCAGCTTGCAGCAAACAAGTCCATCACACAG TACATTGAAGTAGTCCCGCAAATGGAGAAGCAGAGACGGTTGGAGCAGATTCTTAGATCCCAAGAAAGGGGTTCTAAAGCTATTATATTCTGTTCCACAAAAAAGTTGTGCGACCAACTTGCACGCAGTATTGGCAGAAGCTTTGGAGCTGCAGCTATTCATGGAGACAAGTCCCAGGGTGAGAGGGACTGGGTTCTCAATCAATTTCGCTCTGGTAAGACCCCAATATTAGTAGCAACTGATGTTGCTGCTAGAGGACTGGACATACCTGATATAAG AGTGGTGATCAACTATGATTTTCCCACTGGGATTGAGGATTATGTTCACCGAATTGGAAGAACTGGCAGGGCTGGTGCAACTGGTGTTGCATACACCTTTTTATCTGATCAGGACTGGAAATATACTCCTGATCTTATTAAACTTTTGGAAGGCGCAAATCAGCAAGTGCCTCCGGATGTGAGAGAGATGGCTTTACGTGCTGGTGGCAGGGATAGAGGTGGCATGAACCGTTTTGATCCTGTCGAGGGTGATGGGGGCCGCACacgttgggggggggggggggggggggggggggggggggattctGGTGGACGTGGTGGGGTGAGGGATGGCGGGTTTGGTGGACGTGGTGGGATGAGGGATGGCGGGTTTGGTGGCCGTGGTGGGGCGAGGGACGGCGGGTTTGGTGGCCGTGGTGGGATGAGGGATGGCGGGTTTGGCGGTCCTGGTGGGATGAGGGATGGCGGGTTTGGCGGTCTTGGTGGGATGAGGGATGGCGGGTTTGGTGGCCGTGGTGGGAGAGATGGTCACTTTGGTGGCCGTGGTGGGAGAGATGGTCACTTTGGCGTCCGTGGTGGGATGAGGGACAGCCATTTTGGTGGCCGTGGCGGCAGGGGTGGTTGGGACAGGAATGATCGTTATGACAATTCAGATGTGCGAGCACGTGGCAGAGGTCGTGGGGGTGGACGTTTTGACAATAGAAGAGACATGCCAAGTCGGAGTCGAGGAAGAAGTTACAGCCCTAGTCCAGAGAGGGTTCGAACATGGGGTAGTAGAAGCAGGAGTCGCAGCAGAAGCAGGAGCTATAGCAGGAGTTATAGCCGAAGCCGGAGCCGTAGCTATAGCCCAAGGCGTAGTCGCAGCTACAGCCGGAGCCGCAGCCGCAGCCGTGATAGATATCAAAGGAGGCCTCGCCAAAGCAAATTCGATCAGATGGAGCCAGATCCAGGGATGTCAAGCGTTCAGGTTGCTCCTCCATCCGTGATGCCTGTAGGTGCACCAATTGATGGATTTTCTGGAGCTGCATCAGTGGAATCGAAACCAAATATGGAGGTAGCTCCAGTATCTGGTATGTCACCTATGTCTCCAGGAACACGAGGAAAGGGTTTCCCAGGAGCTGAGCCCATAGAGCAGAACCCTTGA